In Rhodospirillum rubrum ATCC 11170, a genomic segment contains:
- a CDS encoding Hpt domain-containing protein gives MTMTMLDMGLLNELKEDLGEEVLAGLLAHFIGNSKARLTRLAAALESGALREAGREAHSLKGIAASLGMPDLAAFAGVIEETCRTGDLDSARAQAHGLPELLERTVVSLGDHYTLPNRS, from the coding sequence ATGACCATGACCATGCTTGATATGGGGCTTTTGAACGAATTGAAAGAGGACCTCGGCGAGGAGGTCCTTGCCGGCCTGCTCGCCCACTTCATCGGGAATTCCAAGGCCCGCCTCACCCGCCTCGCCGCGGCATTGGAGAGCGGAGCCTTGCGGGAGGCGGGACGCGAAGCCCATTCCCTGAAAGGTATCGCCGCGTCGTTGGGAATGCCCGATCTTGCCGCCTTCGCCGGAGTTATCGAAGAGACTTGCCGTACCGGAGATCTGGACTCCGCCCGGGCACAAGCGCACGGGCTTCCCGAGCTTTTGGAGCGGACGGTCGTCAGCCTGGGGGACCATTACACCTTGCCAAACCGATCCTGA